One window of Papaver somniferum cultivar HN1 chromosome 9, ASM357369v1, whole genome shotgun sequence genomic DNA carries:
- the LOC113307583 gene encoding UPF0481 protein At3g47200-like has product MDSDTMQPKMIGDGGASISIRMENRIASSIMEKLEIRAPSGRCSIHRVPERFHKMRKPSAYKPGVVSIGPYHRANQSLKATEDLKLLYARKLLTVTVRARRESSKLYALTVEEEEEDLFAIVDECVSSVTEMETEIRMCYSESVEPDSNKFVEMMIIDGLFIIKMLIRYTLGSYYIADDPLDGNDWLLMIVQQDMFLLENQIPLFVLQCLAKIIINVEESGHTYLNKVIHSFIINGKLSYISPANQILLEELLNRCENAYHLLDFFIKLVQPPDPVDSASSLKTVQIPTRLKTNTVVKFTISQYSFLKSFIHNLFTKLKRTCITDEERENPSDTSTDFFLPSATELSLAGVRFKKGSAQGSFLDIKFNRRTGILKIPPLCIYDETDPLLRNVIACEQSCGGGYHITSYVTMMDFLINSADDVKLLRKEEIISNYLGCDEDVSEMFNKLCVGIILDSTYYSNYINDINKFYKKRWHRWKATLKREYFNSPWAIVSVLAAILVIALTIISTVFGILSFVFHK; this is encoded by the coding sequence ATGGATTCTGATACAATGCAACCAAAGATGATAGGCGACGGTGGAGCATCCATTTCAATTAGAATGGAAAATCGGATAGCTAGTTCTATCATGGAAAAGCTTGAAATTCGTGCACCTTCGGGACGATGCTCTATTCATAGGGTTCCTGAAAGATTTCACAAAATGAGAAAGCCTAGTGCATACAAGCCTGGGGTTGTCTCTATTGGTCCTTATCACCGTGCAAACCAAAGTTTAAAAGCAACAGAAGACTTGAAGTTGTTGTATGCACGCAAATTACTTACCGTAACCGTAAGAGCCAGAAGAGAAAGTTCCAAGTTGTATGCGCTaacagttgaagaagaagaagaagatttgtttGCAATAGTAGATGAGTGTGTTTCATCTGTTACAGAGATGGAAACAGAAATTCGTATGTGCTATTCAGAATCAGTTGAACCCGACAGTAACAAATTTGTCgaaatgatgataatcgatggaTTGTTCATAATTAAGATGTTAATAAGGTACACTTTGGGGAGTTATTATATTGCAGATGACCCGTTAGATGGCAACGATTGGCTCTTGATGATTGTCCAACAGGATATGTTCCTTCTTGAAAACCAAATTCCACTGTTTGTCCTTCAATGCTTGGCCAAGATCATCATCAATGTAGAAGAGTCGGGGCATACGTACCTGAACAAGGTTATTCACAGTTTTATTATCAACGGAAAGTTGTCGTATATATCGCCAGCTAATCAGATACTTCTTGAAGAGCTTCTGAATCGATGTGAAAATGCTTACCATTTACTAGATTTCTTTATTAAACTTGTCCAACCTCCTGATCCTGTGGATTCGGCATCCTCATTGAAAACAGTACAGATTCCTACGAGGTTAAAAACCAACACGGTAGTCAAGTTCACAATTTCGCAGTATTCATTTTTGAAATCATTTATACATAATCTATTCACGAAGCTAAAACGTACTTGTATTACCGATGAGGAAAGGGAAAATCCTTCAGATACATCAACCGATTTCTTTTTACCAAGTGCCACAGAGCTAAGCCTTGCAGGAGTCAGGTTCAAGAAGGGGTCTGCACAAGGAAGTTTTTTGGATATTAAATTCAATCGTCGTACAGGCATTCTGAAAATTCCTCCATTATGTATCTATGACGAAACTGATCCATTGCTTAGAAATGTCATCGCTTGTGAGCAATCATGTGGTGGAGGTTACCATATAACTTCATATGTTACTATGATGGATTTTCTTATAAACTCTGCGGATGATGTCAAGCTTCTTCGTAAAGAAGAAATAATTTCTAATTATTTAGGCTGCGATGAAGACGTCTCTGAAATGTTTAACAAGCTTTGCGTTGGGATAATATTAGACAGTACTTATTATTCTAATTACATAAATGACATAAACAAGTTTTATAAGAAGCGCTGGCATAGATGGAAAGCGACTTTGAAGCGTGAGTATTTCAACAGTCCATGGGCGATTGTGTCGGTCCTTGCAGCAATTCTAGTTATTGCACTCACGATCATATCCACTGTATTTGGAATCCTTTCATTTGTTTTCCATAAGTAG